The sequence GTTCGGACTCGACACGGTGCTGTCCCTGTTTCGCAACGATCGGCGGACGGCCAACGCCAAGGCGGTGGTCACCGGCGCCGGCAGCGGCATCGGGCGGTCGTTCGCGCTGGAGCTGGCTCGTCGGGGCGGAGACGTCATCTGCGCCGACATCAACGCAGAGCGGGCCGCGGAGACGGTGGCGCTGATCGAGCAGCTGCCGACCGGGACAGGGCATGCGGTGCAGTGCGATGTGTCCGACCGCGGCGCGATCGAGCTGCTGGCCACTCGCGCCCGGGAGATCTTCGGTGGCCCACCGACCCTGGTGATCAACAACGCCGGTGTCGGCATCGGCGGAAAGTCAGTCGGCGACATCGGTTTCGAGGACTGGGACTGGGCGCTCGGGATCAACTTGTGGGGCGTGGTCTACGGCTGCGAGGTGTTCACTCCGTTGCTGCGGGAAGCCGGACGCGGCGGAATCATCAACGTGGCATCGGCCGCAGGATTCGCGGCGGCGCCGTCGATGGCGGCCTACAACGTGTCCAAGGCCGGCGTGATGTCGCTGTCGGAGACACTGGCCGCCGAACTGGACGGCACCGACATCGCGGTCACGGTGCTGTGCCCGACCTTTGTGAAGACCAACGTCTTTCAAGACGGCCGGATCACACCCCGGTCGATGAACCTCAGTCAGCAGCTGGCGCACTGGACCGGACTGTCTGCGGACAACGTCGCGGCGCGCACCTTGGACGCGCACGACAGCGGCCGGCTGTATGTGGTGCCGCAACTCGACGCCACGGTCATCTGGCACCTGAAGCGGCACTTCCCGGAACTCTACGTCCGAGGCACCGGGTTGCTCGCCCGCCTGCTTCCCCAGAACTGACCTGCGAATAACGGTCTTGTGAAAGGAAAGAACTGATCATGGCGATGAACCTCGACGACATGCTGCAGAAGATCAAGGACAAGCAGTGGGCCTTGGTCGACATCGACTGGGACGCCCCCGGCGCCGACCTGATCGAGCCGGAGCTCTGGGCCAAGCTCAAGCCGTTCATGACCGACCTGATGTGGATCGAGAACGTCGGTGCCCGCGGCTTCGCGGCGCTCGCCAAGAAGGCCCCGACCCCAACCCTGAAGAGCATTTACGAACACTTCCACGCCGAGGAGCAGAAGCACGCGAACGCCGAGCTCGCCTTGATGCGGCGCTGGGGAATGCTGGACGACGACGAAATTCCAGCTCCGAGTGTCAACGTCCAGCTGGTGATCACCTGGCTCGACAAGTTCTCCGATGGCATGTCGCTGTCGATCCTGGGCACCGTCATCCCGATGCTGGAAGTGGCCCTGGACGGCGCGCTGATCAAGTTCATCACCGACGAGGTCAAAGACCCGGTGGCCCAAGAGGTCTTCAAACGGATCAACTCCGACGAGTCGCGTCACCTGGCCGTCGACTTCGAGGTGATGGACATTCTGGGCCACGCCAGCATGCGGAAGTTGGCGGTCGAGTTGGTCGGCAGCTGGATGAACCCCGCGCTGCTGATCGGCACGTTGAGCTACTTCCCGCTGCTGAACAAGATGCGCGACAACATCGTGGCGATGGGCGTCAATGAAGAACGCCTCTACCAGGCCATGCGTCGCTTCCAAAGCGTCGGTGAACGAAGTGCTTTCGC is a genomic window of Mycolicibacter heraklionensis containing:
- a CDS encoding SDR family NAD(P)-dependent oxidoreductase, whose protein sequence is MFGLDTVLSLFRNDRRTANAKAVVTGAGSGIGRSFALELARRGGDVICADINAERAAETVALIEQLPTGTGHAVQCDVSDRGAIELLATRAREIFGGPPTLVINNAGVGIGGKSVGDIGFEDWDWALGINLWGVVYGCEVFTPLLREAGRGGIINVASAAGFAAAPSMAAYNVSKAGVMSLSETLAAELDGTDIAVTVLCPTFVKTNVFQDGRITPRSMNLSQQLAHWTGLSADNVAARTLDAHDSGRLYVVPQLDATVIWHLKRHFPELYVRGTGLLARLLPQN
- a CDS encoding reductase, with protein sequence MAMNLDDMLQKIKDKQWALVDIDWDAPGADLIEPELWAKLKPFMTDLMWIENVGARGFAALAKKAPTPTLKSIYEHFHAEEQKHANAELALMRRWGMLDDDEIPAPSVNVQLVITWLDKFSDGMSLSILGTVIPMLEVALDGALIKFITDEVKDPVAQEVFKRINSDESRHLAVDFEVMDILGHASMRKLAVELVGSWMNPALLIGTLSYFPLLNKMRDNIVAMGVNEERLYQAMRRFQSVGERSAFARRVPMYQFISWHGKKVIDRSSKYHWLADSLVKITGVIPPSLVHNTPTWSQELTYEPVA